Within Acaryochloris sp. CCMEE 5410, the genomic segment TTCAGGAATTTCTGAGTTAGTTCATACAGGCAAGATCACGGTCCAAAGTCCACCCAGTCAAGACAGCTTTTTCACCATTTATCTCTCCACTGCTACCGTGGCATAGGAAGGAAACTTTCAAGTACTGAATCAACGAATTGCCCGTGATCGCCTGGGAACCCCATCTCACCATTCGTGCGCTTCAGCCTGTGGTCGCAGCGCTGCAAGCTTTAGATTACGATGCCGATTCACTGCTCCGTCAAGTCCACATTTCCCCAGAGGTGTTGACCCATCCAGAAGGACGAATCCCCCACCATCAAATGATGACCTTCTGGCGAGAGGCTATCCAAACAACGCAGGACAACTTTCTAGGGATGCATCTGGCCACGGCTGCCCCCATTGAGTCGTTTGAGGTTCACGCCTACGCCTTACTATCTAGTCCTAACTTGCGAGAAGCCTATCGGCGGGCCTGTCGCTACCAACAGCTCATCCATGAAGCCACTGATTTAACCCTAGAAGAGCATAAAGATGAAGGGGTTCTTAGACATACTCTACCAGGAGGTGTTTCGCTACCTCGCCACTCAGCCGAATTTCTGGTGACGCTCTGGTTACGGTTTGGGCAACTGGTGACGGGGGATGCTTGGTGTCCGCGAATAGTTTGCTTTGCTCATCCAGCACCGGAAAACATTCAGCCCTATCAATCATTCTTTAACGCCCCTGTACACTTCAGGACTGGGCAGACAGCGATGCACATCTCCAACAGCACATTAGATACGGTTAACCCTGGTGCTGATTTGGGACTGGTCAATGTCCTTGATCGCTATGCAGAGATGGCGGCAAAACAGTCCCCTCGGCTCAGTACTGTGAGCGATCGCGTCCGCACCCAACTTCAAGTGGAGCTAAACGGTGGGGTTCCTAGCGCCCAGAGCATTGCTGATGCCCTTTGCATCAGTGTTCGCTCACTCCATCGAGCCTTGAAGCGTGAAGGTACCAGCTTTCAAGCCATTCTAGATCAAGTGCGCCAAGAACAAGCATTGGTGTTATTGACGCACCCTCACACCAGCATCGCTGAGATTGCTTTTCTACTGGGCTTTGCTGACGTGAGTTCTTTCCATCGAGCCTTTCAGCGCTGGACGGGTAAAACACCTGCAGAAATGAGAGAAAGCTTGCAATGAGTTGACGGTTGGCAGCATTTGTCAACACACCTGACGCAAAAAGATAACAGCATATCGCTGGCTTCCCCCTACTGTGAAATTAAGGATACTCCCCCGATATAAATGCACAAGAGGGGAAGGAGGGTTTGCCCATGCTGGAACAGTGGATTATCGATCAGGGTGCCAATCTCCAGGTCGGAGTGTTCTTTAGTTTCTACAGCTTATTCTTGCTGGCTGAGGTTTACATGCCACAGCGTCGAACCTCTCCCAAACGGCGAAGCCGATGGCCTGCCAACCTCCTGCTGAGCGTGATCAACATTGCAGTTCTCAGTCTGTTGCCCATCAGCTTGTTTGGACTAGCAACTTGGGCTGAGTCACAGCGGATTGGACTATTAAATCAACTGACCTTACCGATTGCAGTGTTCATTATCAGTAATCTGCTTCTGCGGGGGTTTATCTCTTTTTTCACCCATTGGTTGATGCACAAAATCCCCTGGTTGTGGCGACTCCATCGAGTTCATCATTTAGATACTGAGCTAGATGTCACCTCAACTCTGCGGTTTCATCCCTTAGAATTTGTAGCCACGCTTCTGCCTGGAATGCTTCTAGTGATCACCTTTGGGCTATCTCCCTGGCTGTTGTTGGTCTATGAAGTGCTGGACGCTGTAGTGACAGCATTTTCCCACGCCAATATCACCATCCCTCGTTTTATTGACCGAGGGCTGAGAGCCATCATCGTTACCCCCAATCTGCATCGGATTCATCACTCTAGCTGGCAGCCAGAAACCGATAGTAATTTCAGTGCTGTTTTCCCCATCTGGGACATCATCTTCGGCACCTTCCGACCCCGATCTCGGGAGCCGCAGGCAACAATGGAACTAGGGCTAGAGGATATCCGCGATCGCCGGGTCCATCAATTTTTCTGGCTGCTGCGATCTCCTTTCCTCCGACAGGATGTATCAGACCCGCTTATGCCTAAGCTTCACTCGTAAAACTGACTGAGAAATTAACGGAAAATCTGAATAGGGTAGTGATCAAAACCGGGGGAAACCTTGCCGTACCGAATGTAGAACAACACACATCTGGCATCAATGCAGTCTGCAGGATGGAATCCAAAACCCTGCGTGGTGTCTGAAACTCGCTGGTTAGATGATTTCTTGATTGATTCAGGCATTTAGTAAACTGAAAATCTCACCCTACATGACTTCCCTCGGTTTTGATCACTCTCCAAAAAGAATGGAGGCATTTCAGCTTGTGTTGATGGGTTTCTATACAGCATGGGAGGTTTATACATAGAGAAAGAACTGAATCCAGTTGACTGTAATTTAAACAGAATTATTTTTTGTTACTTGTGCCAAATAATTACCATCATCTTCAACGTGCAGAATTTTCGTCTGAAAGTCAGATTCAAAGGCCAACTCAGTTAAACTTTCTTGATCAATATCTAGCCATTCTAGCGGCATTCCGCTTTGACCTCGGTATTCAAAAACCAACGTGCGTACTTTTGGGGCACGATTCTCACCGTTAGTTGAATTAAGTAGTATGTTGCCTTCGTCTACTAGCCATTGCTTTGCCATACAGAAAAAATTGGTAAGTTGATCAAGGTTTCCAACTGCGCCAATACTTCGTCCCAGTAATAGCCAAGTATTATATCGATAAGGAAAAATAACATCAAAGACATCACCTTCGACAACATTACTTATCCCGCTCTTTGACAGTATTTGACAAGCATGAGCTGATACATCCAACGCGGTTATTTCTAGACCTTGATTTTGAAGATACAGAGAATGTATACCTGTGCCAGCACCGATATCTAATACTCTTCCCGTACAATGAGAGAGTGCTAGCTGATCAATAGCCAGTTGGTCTGCTGGTCGAAAAAATACTGCCACCGGAATCTCGTAGCTCGCTGTTCCCTGAGCATGTACAGTTAGACATGCGTTTTTATTACCTTCAAAGTAATCAAGCAAGGCTAACCCAAAGACATCTATTCCGTTAACCACTTGAAAATCTCTCTAAGGATACAACTTCAGTAAAAGAAAGACGCCTAACGTCCCGGTTCACTTGTAGTCGAACTCTTTCAGATTGAATCAGAACTCTTATTTCCATCAGGTACAACCGGATAGTTGGGCAGCGATGGTCGGTTAATAGGATTATCGTCGTTATTCCCTCCAGAACCCTCGTTTTGAATGTAGGCAAGAACTATCATTTAGCTAACTCGTCTTAAGGTCACAGGTACTGGTCGGCAAATAGTGTTACATACTGGAGAATGTTCCTTAGCAAAGGACAAGAGTTGATTCAACTCTTCATCGCTACAGTCAGCCTTGATATCCATCTCAATCTGAATATTTTCATAACCGACGGGTACAGAATTATTGAGTCCCAGAAAACCCTGTAAGTCAATCTGACCAATAAGTTTGGTCGAAATACTTTTAATTCGAATACCCCTAGTAGCGGCATGAACTACCGTTGTAGTCGTGACACACCCCGCCAAAGCGTGTAGTAAGTACTCGACTGGATTCGCTCCTTCATTAGCGCCCAGTAGTACAGGAGGTTCACCATTGGTCAGCTCAAAAGCTTCTAAGCGAGATTCATCCTCTTGACCTGCACCGTAAAACTCCTTGATTCTCGACCGATTTTCGCCTCCATTAATCCATTGGTTAGTGGCACGAAACTCAAACTGAGCTAAGGTCGGTGTTTGCTTGATTGCATCAACCGTTTCCACTAGAGCGTCTAAATTGAATCCATTCATGGTTTGATTAATCAATTGCTCAGACATAGATTATCTCCACTGAATTGTTAATATTTTTTGAGGCCATAGGGGTTGAGAACTTAGCCCTTAACCTTTTCTTGCCTCAATCATAGGGCTGGCATCTAGGGAATAGTAAGATGCATTTAGGACAAAAAAGGTTCATTTGTGCCAGTGTAGAGGTGTATTTCATGACACTGCCCCAGAGACCTCTCATTGAAGTTGCGATCGTGGCTGTCCCTGAAACTGCTGGTTCAGCCCTCTACGGTATGGTCGATGTGCTATTGGCTGCAGGAAACCTTTGGCAAACGCTCGTTCGTTCTGAAGAAAAAACTAGGCTGTTCAGCGTTCGGATTGTAGCTGTAACGGATGCCCCCTTCGCGTGTGGAAATGGCATCCCAGTGAGGCCGGATTTTTCTGTGAAAGATAGCTATATCCCTGAGATAGTCATCCTTCCAGAAATCTGGCTTGGCCCTGATGAGGATATGAAAGGTCGTTATCCAGACTTGATGGATTGGATTTGTCAGCAACATGCAAATGGAGCTTTTATTTACTCAGCCTGCTCAGGAGCTATCATGCTGGCATCAACAGGCTTGCTGGATGGCTGCGATGCCACCTCCCACTGGGGTTATCAAGATTTATTCCGCAAAAACTTTCCAAACATTCGATTTAAACCAGCCCCCAATCTCATACTTGCCGATGTCTCTGGACAGATTGTTACGGCTGGGGGAACAACATCATGGCATGACTTGGTCATTCACATCATTTCCCGGCATTGTAGTCCGGGGGAAGCGTTGCGGATTGCAAAGGTTTATTTGTTGAAGTGGCATAGTGAGGGGCAGCTACCATATGAGTCACTCGTGCGAAATAATATCCATGCTGATGCTGTCGTAAAAGTGTGCGAACGATCACTACAAAAGTTTTTCCGTGCAAGGGATGCGATTCAAAAAACAGTAGAACAGGCCAAAATTCCAGAACGCACCTTAAAACGTCGTTTCAAGACTGCTACGGGTTCTACATTAATCGAGTACTTGCAAAACCTCAGAATTGAGGAGGCAAAGCACCAGCTAGAGACTAATGACAAATCTGTAGAAAGTATTTGTTACGAGGTGGGTTACGAAGATGTATCTTTTTTTAGACGTCTCTTCAAACGATTAACTGGAATGACCCCAAGTCAATATCGGCAAATGTTCCAGCCTTTGCTGATGGTTTCTAATCTTGCTGAAAAAATCGACCGATAGCAATCAATACATAGATCCAGGGCAGTTTAAGTTTCGATTTCGCCATCTAACAGTTACGCCTACCGGATTTGCAAACAACCTTGAATATTCAGTCAGGCAACTTGCGGTGTTTGGGATTGTGCTATTCACTTAAAGCAAGTTGAAATAGTAATCCGGCATCTTCTTTGCTAGGTAGACTATGCCGACGCAACTGTTGGTAATCCTCATCCCCCAACCGCCACAGGTCAAATTGGGTGTCTCCCTGCTCAAACGTGATGTGATCTTGGGTTGAGTAGGTCACCCCATGCCGACATAAGCACAATTTTTACCACAGAATCGCTGAAAGCTATATCCAGCAGTTTTTTTGGCAACTCAAAATAGAGGATAAAAGTCTTTCATTCATCCGATCTTGAGTTCATTAAAGCTAAAAGCCTTTGTCAGTAAGCTTTTCAGCCTTTAATTCAACCAAGATTTATCAAAAAAATCCATGGCGCTGAGTATTTATCCTCACCAAGAATTTTTATTCATAGTTTATTAATCCAGAGTACTACCTATACTCTAGAACCTACTTCAAATTTTTATAAAAAATAGCAAAATATCTAAACTTTTATTCTTGCTAAATCTGGCATGAAAGAAGTGAAAACAGTTATTTAAACAAGGATGAAATATATAGATTATTACATTCAGTAATGTTACTTTATTAAGTATATATGATATAAAATTGAGATTTGTAAGTTAAAATTTTACACTAATCTTGAGCATATCTCTCTCTCTAAGCACCTATTCAAGGCACTTTGCAGTTATTCTTTAACTACCAAAATAAGAGAGTATTTTAAACAACGACTTACTGACATTAGTTTTAATATGTCTCAAGGCTAGTCACAAGAAAATGATGAATAAGCAAATTAAGATAAACTTTGTATATAATTTGTAATTAGCCTATTGAATAGCAATATACAGTTTCTTGAGTAGTATATTAACTATACTTTTATACAGCTTATTTAGTCATGAAGTTGTTTATACACCCAGTAGATACTAGATATTTAATCTTCAAAAACTATGGATGACACTTGATTTTCAGGCTTTAGAAGCTTGAAGTCCTGTAAGCCTTTTGTAGAAAGCCTTTCATCGTTTCTGCGGTAAAAATTGTGCTTATGTCGGCATGAGGTGTAATGCTGGGAATATTGTGCCCCCTTATGGGGCAGCAAATGGTGGCGAGGGCGGCACGATTGAATATGCCATTGCGGCTCTGGAGATTGAGCAAGTTGTCATCTGCGGTCATTCCCACTGCGGTGCAATGACAGGTCTGATGAAGTTGAATAAGTTGCAAGCAGATATGCCCTTAGTCTATGACTGGTTGCAACATGCTGAAACGACCCGACGAGTGGTCGAGGAAAACTACCCAGAATCTCAAGGGGAAGAGCGGGTTGAAATTCTAGTCGCCGAAAATGTCTTGGTGCAGATTGATAATTTGAAGACCTATCCGATTGTGCGATCACGGATGCTGCAGGGCAAACTGCAAATTTACGGCTGGATTTACCATATCGAGACGGGTGAAGTCCTTTCCTATGATGAAAAGACCCATACCTACATTCCGCCACAAAGCCAGCTTCTAGAAAAGCCACCCAGTTTGCCCTCTCGACTAGAGCAATATCTGATTAGCACCCATGCACCGCCTGTTGCTTGTGAATTGCCTGTTCCGCGACTACAGTCTGCATCTTCGATTCCATCGACTTCACCCGTCAACGGTTCCACTGCTACTGATCGCATTCGATCTCAGTTAAATGCCTTATTAAAAGATTCACCTGATTCATGGACGGATGTTGATGACTCGATGCGGTCTATGAGTAAGCTCCTTGAAGATGCCCAACATGAAGGGATGAGCGCTAATGAAGCACACAATTATCATCATCAATTTTCAGAACAAATCCCTAAATGGCTTAGGCAAATGGAATAGTCTCCATCAACAGCTAATTAGAGAAGGCTACAATCGACCTCACCGAAAATCTGGTGTTCGTCTACGGCTGTTTCCATACCCTTGTTGGGAGAGGGTTTAAGTAAATTCACCCATGGAATAAAGCCCGAAACTAGTTGATGTCAAAAATCTGGAAATCTATTACTCAAACTGAGCAAGATGGCCACAGCGATCAAGGAATTTAGGTTAAACATCTAAAACAACCAAGACTTTATCCAAACTTATGGAGAGCGTTATCGTTTTGGTGAAAAGATTTCAACCGGATTTGTAGAATCTGCTATCAATCAGATCATTGCTAAGCGGATGGAGAACAAGCAACAGACGCGCTGGACACCCAAGGGGGCTCATTTACTGCTTCAAGTGAGAACGAAGGTTTTCAATGATGAGTGGAAGGAGACAATTGCAGATTGGTACCCCCGAGCAGGACCAGTGGAGGAAATGCCTGTGGCTGCGTAATCCCCCCGGTTTTGATCGCTCTCCTGTAAGTTGATTGTTGCAGGAATTGAGACACCCCCTCCACTTACTCTCATTCGTATCTCAAACTTCCATTCTCAGAAGAAAAGCCTGGTAGAATTTTGGCAGTAAGGTCTGGTGAAGATGCATTTCAAGGCAGCTCAGGAGTTCTGAGAAGTTTTTACCTATGTGGCTGGACTCACTCCAACATTGGATCAAGCGAGCACTACGGTCAATGGACCCTCGTCGAAGTCTCAAAGCCCGCTTACTGTTGGTCACTTTTGGGATGGTTCTACTGCTCTCGACGGTGTTAAGTCTAGTAGTGGGCCACATCAGCACGGAACAACTAGAAGCGTCGGCCAATCAATCTTTAGAGGAGCTGGCCTTTCAAGTGGCCGATAAGCTTGATCGCGGCATGTTCGGGCGCTATCGGGATTTGCAAATCCTTGCCAGCCTTGATGTGTTGCGTCAGCCGAGTGCCTCAGTAGCCGCTGAGCGGAAGCTGTTAGAACAGCTTCAAAAGTCCTACCCTAATTACGCTTGGCTGGGGGTGGCGGACCCTGCAGGTATAGTAAGAGTCAGCACTGGAGGACTGCTGGAGGGAGAAAGTGTTGCCCAACGTGCGTGGTTTCAGGTGGGACGGAAGCAACCTTTTGTGGGCGATGTGCATGAGGCATTTTTGCTGGAAAAGCTGCTCTCAAATCCCACTAATGAACCACTCCGGTTTGTGGACTTGTCAACTCCTCTGTTGGACAAGCAGGGTCAACTTCAGGGCGTTCTCGCTGCCCATCTAAGCTGGGAATGGGCCAAGGAGATCACCCGTCAGCTCATCAACCCAGAGACTAAACACAATCGTGCTGAAATCCTGATTGTCAGCCAGGACGGATATGTGTTGCTGGGACCAGCAGGTGTTCAGGGTGAAACATTACCGATCACTCTGCTAAAAAACTCCAACACGAATCGGACAGGATATTTCATTGAGTCTTGGTCCAGCCAGGGGGAGTTTGTGACTGGCTTTGCCAGTACTAAGGGCTATCTCGACTATCCCGGACTGGGCTGGATTGTGCTGGCCCGTCGATCGGTGGCCCAAGCCTTTGCCCCAGTTCGGGCACTACAGGCAAAGGTTTTGGGTTGGGGATTGGGTATCGGAATGCTGTTTGCATTGCTCAGTTGGTTGATTGCACGTCGCATCTCGTTTATAACGCTTAAACTTACCGCTGCTGCTAATCACATTCAGCAAGGTAGCCCTGATGAGACCTTACCGACCATTGGGGGGCGAGATGAGTTGGCCCAGCTCTCGCGATCGCTCAGCCACATGGTCAATATGCTACAAACCCAGCGGCAGAACCTACTGCTCGCTAATCAACATCTCCAAGATGAGCTACAACAGCGCCAGCTGGCCGAACGTAAAATCAGGGAGCAGGCTGCATTGCTAGATATTGCCACCGATGCAATTTTCGTGCGGGATTTAGATCATCGCATTGTGTATTGGAATAAAGGGGCACAGCGCATCTATGGATGGTCAGCAGCAGAAGCCTGCGGCCAAAATGCAATCACCTTCCTCAATCAAGAGCATTCCCCTGAGCTTGATACCGCCATGCAAACTGTTCTCGAACAGGGCGAATGGCAAGGGGAGCTAGAAAAAGTGACCCAATCGAAACAAGTAATCGTCGTTGATAGTCGCTGGTCGTTGGCCCGTAATGCAGCAGGTCAACCTAAATTTATCCTCACTGTTGATACAGACATTACTAAACAAAAGCAGCTTGAAGCCCAGTTCCTGCGTGCCCAGCGGCTAGAGAATTTAGGCACCCTTGCCAGTGGCATCGCCCACGATCTCAACAATATTTTCACCCCTATCATGGGTTCAGCGGGTCTCCTACCCATCACTTTAGACCCAGCAGACAACAAGAGCCGTCGCTTGGTGCAGATGCTCAACGATAGCGCTCAACGCGGCAGCGAATTAGTCAAACAAATTCTAGCCTTCGCACGGGGGGCCGAGGGGAAATTCATGTCGCTCCAGGTCGGTCACCTATTGGCCGAGATTCAACAGATCATCAAAAGCACGTTCCCAAAATGCATTGAACTGCAGGCCAATATTCCCAACGAGTCCCTGCCAATGGTGTTAGCCGATGCTACTCAACTCCATCAGGTATTGATGAACCTCTGCGTGAATGCCCGTGATGCCATGCCTAACGGTGGCATTCTAAGTCTATCGGCCAAAGCAATAACGGTGGATGAACACTTTGCGAAGATACATGTTGATGCAAACACTGGGGAGTATGTCGCGATCACCGTTGCTGATACGGGCATGGGCATACCACCCAGGTTACAAGAGCGCATTTTTGATCCCTTTTTTACGACCAAAGAGATCGGCCAGGGCACCGGATTAGGACTATCAACGGTGAAGGGCATTATCAAAGTTCA encodes:
- a CDS encoding bifunctional 2-polyprenyl-6-hydroxyphenol methylase/3-demethylubiquinol 3-O-methyltransferase UbiG, producing MVNGIDVFGLALLDYFEGNKNACLTVHAQGTASYEIPVAVFFRPADQLAIDQLALSHCTGRVLDIGAGTGIHSLYLQNQGLEITALDVSAHACQILSKSGISNVVEGDVFDVIFPYRYNTWLLLGRSIGAVGNLDQLTNFFCMAKQWLVDEGNILLNSTNGENRAPKVRTLVFEYRGQSGMPLEWLDIDQESLTELAFESDFQTKILHVEDDGNYLAQVTKNNSV
- a CDS encoding sterol desaturase family protein; protein product: MLEQWIIDQGANLQVGVFFSFYSLFLLAEVYMPQRRTSPKRRSRWPANLLLSVINIAVLSLLPISLFGLATWAESQRIGLLNQLTLPIAVFIISNLLLRGFISFFTHWLMHKIPWLWRLHRVHHLDTELDVTSTLRFHPLEFVATLLPGMLLVITFGLSPWLLLVYEVLDAVVTAFSHANITIPRFIDRGLRAIIVTPNLHRIHHSSWQPETDSNFSAVFPIWDIIFGTFRPRSREPQATMELGLEDIRDRRVHQFFWLLRSPFLRQDVSDPLMPKLHS
- a CDS encoding ATP-binding protein, producing the protein MDPRRSLKARLLLVTFGMVLLLSTVLSLVVGHISTEQLEASANQSLEELAFQVADKLDRGMFGRYRDLQILASLDVLRQPSASVAAERKLLEQLQKSYPNYAWLGVADPAGIVRVSTGGLLEGESVAQRAWFQVGRKQPFVGDVHEAFLLEKLLSNPTNEPLRFVDLSTPLLDKQGQLQGVLAAHLSWEWAKEITRQLINPETKHNRAEILIVSQDGYVLLGPAGVQGETLPITLLKNSNTNRTGYFIESWSSQGEFVTGFASTKGYLDYPGLGWIVLARRSVAQAFAPVRALQAKVLGWGLGIGMLFALLSWLIARRISFITLKLTAAANHIQQGSPDETLPTIGGRDELAQLSRSLSHMVNMLQTQRQNLLLANQHLQDELQQRQLAERKIREQAALLDIATDAIFVRDLDHRIVYWNKGAQRIYGWSAAEACGQNAITFLNQEHSPELDTAMQTVLEQGEWQGELEKVTQSKQVIVVDSRWSLARNAAGQPKFILTVDTDITKQKQLEAQFLRAQRLENLGTLASGIAHDLNNIFTPIMGSAGLLPITLDPADNKSRRLVQMLNDSAQRGSELVKQILAFARGAEGKFMSLQVGHLLAEIQQIIKSTFPKCIELQANIPNESLPMVLADATQLHQVLMNLCVNARDAMPNGGILSLSAKAITVDEHFAKIHVDANTGEYVAITVADTGMGIPPRLQERIFDPFFTTKEIGQGTGLGLSTVKGIIKVHGGFLSLYSEVSRGTTFTVFIPTELGPETETPESPELRKGQRELILVVDDEALIQQMAKSTLELFNYRVITARNGIEAITQYKLYHPDLVLMDMMMPELDGQGAISALKDINPHLKIIATSGLIAEQPAASSVDAFLPKPYTLQELLHALGTVL
- a CDS encoding AraC family transcriptional regulator, with the translated sequence MIAWEPHLTIRALQPVVAALQALDYDADSLLRQVHISPEVLTHPEGRIPHHQMMTFWREAIQTTQDNFLGMHLATAAPIESFEVHAYALLSSPNLREAYRRACRYQQLIHEATDLTLEEHKDEGVLRHTLPGGVSLPRHSAEFLVTLWLRFGQLVTGDAWCPRIVCFAHPAPENIQPYQSFFNAPVHFRTGQTAMHISNSTLDTVNPGADLGLVNVLDRYAEMAAKQSPRLSTVSDRVRTQLQVELNGGVPSAQSIADALCISVRSLHRALKREGTSFQAILDQVRQEQALVLLTHPHTSIAEIAFLLGFADVSSFHRAFQRWTGKTPAEMRESLQ
- a CDS encoding OsmC family protein, translating into MSEQLINQTMNGFNLDALVETVDAIKQTPTLAQFEFRATNQWINGGENRSRIKEFYGAGQEDESRLEAFELTNGEPPVLLGANEGANPVEYLLHALAGCVTTTTVVHAATRGIRIKSISTKLIGQIDLQGFLGLNNSVPVGYENIQIEMDIKADCSDEELNQLLSFAKEHSPVCNTICRPVPVTLRRVS
- a CDS encoding GlxA family transcriptional regulator, with amino-acid sequence MTLPQRPLIEVAIVAVPETAGSALYGMVDVLLAAGNLWQTLVRSEEKTRLFSVRIVAVTDAPFACGNGIPVRPDFSVKDSYIPEIVILPEIWLGPDEDMKGRYPDLMDWICQQHANGAFIYSACSGAIMLASTGLLDGCDATSHWGYQDLFRKNFPNIRFKPAPNLILADVSGQIVTAGGTTSWHDLVIHIISRHCSPGEALRIAKVYLLKWHSEGQLPYESLVRNNIHADAVVKVCERSLQKFFRARDAIQKTVEQAKIPERTLKRRFKTATGSTLIEYLQNLRIEEAKHQLETNDKSVESICYEVGYEDVSFFRRLFKRLTGMTPSQYRQMFQPLLMVSNLAEKIDR